The following nucleotide sequence is from Armatimonadota bacterium.
AGGCAGCGGAAGCGCTGCGGCTGACGGCGGAGGACCTGGCCGCGCTGGGCGTCATCGACGAAATCATCCCCGAGCCGAAGGACGGGGCGCACCGCGACCCGGACGCTGCCGTGGCGGCGGTGCGGGAACCGCTGCGCCGGCACCTCAGGGCGCTGCGGGATATTCCCCCGGAGCGGCTGCCGGCCCTGCGCTACGAACGGTACCGGCGGATGGGACGGCAAGTGGAGAGCCTCTCCCGCGGCTAGGAGCCTGCCCGAGAACTGTGGCAGAGTAGGGGGCGGGTGAGGTGCCAATGGAGCACAGCTTCGACCTGGAGGAGATCCGCGCGCTTTTGCAGATCGCCGCCGAGGCAGACATCACGGAGCTCACCGTGGAGTCGCCGCGGTTGAAGGTGACCATCAAGAAGGCGGCGGGACGGACGGAGGTCCCCACTCCCTCTGCGGCCCGCCCGCCGCGGCCAGCCTCGCCCGAGCCGCCCGCTCCCGCGCTCTCCCCGGCGGGGACGGCCGTCTCCGAGGAGGAGCTGGCTGCGGCGGGGGAAGTCGTGCCC
It contains:
- the accB gene encoding acetyl-CoA carboxylase biotin carboxyl carrier protein, with the translated sequence MEHSFDLEEIRALLQIAAEADITELTVESPRLKVTIKKAAGRTEVPTPSAARPPRPASPEPPAPALSPAGTAVSEEELAAAGEVVPDHLKTITAPMVGTFYRAPSPDAPPFIREGDVVQAGQTVCIIEAMKLFNEIQSEVSGRVVRILSENGAPVEYGQPLVLLEPLP